From a single Anoplolepis gracilipes chromosome 3, ASM4749672v1, whole genome shotgun sequence genomic region:
- the Raf gene encoding raf homolog serine/threonine-protein kinase Raf — MAVIGERRYHAAVRASAYTELFSCHRVDGQSETAITSPLPSPSSSSSSSSSSSALARRRRHRKKGTAGHSPPPPPSPSPSPSPLPPPPQHQQQLAMTSSRGSGLESGEFSDPDDDYLDELRNIQSIIAVTRQNIDTLNNRFAGLQHPPSIYLNEYQELTGKLHKLETEEQRLNELLNVRRISSSVSMSESDNNANRGPRTPVKAFHTLRAYLPNQQRTTVQVKEGLSLRDALAKPMKLRNLTTEMCAVYSVGETREMISWDVDSSTLNCEISVEILDMFPIATSISHNFVRKTFFSLAFCECCRKLLFQGFYCRTCNYKFHQRCAGGVPALCHQARLQDAYYQTLLARNNPENPAGILQLPSYGLSRSMSPSMAQSRNQRHPRSLGQQDRSSSAPNVCFNMIKPGGEPINLDEYSRSQSLGRPVGITQSPVSPGSSPTKHSQSTQASPTSTLRPKRPRAKSADESSKNLLAPRESIEDWEIPADEILVGPRIGSGSFGTVYKAHWHGPVAVKTLNVKIPTSAQLQAFKNEVAVLRKTRHVNILLFMGCVSKPQLAIVTQWCEGSSLYKHLHVFESKFELLTLIEIGRQTAQGMDYLHAKNIIHRDLKSNNIFLHDDLTVKIGDFGLATAKTRWSGSQQFHQPTGSILWMAPEVIRMQEENPYSFQSDVYAFGVVLFELLSGQLPYSHINNKDQILFMVGRGYLRPDLDKLRSDTPNALKRLTVDCIKFTRDERPIFRQILVSLESLLRGLPKITRSASEPNLNRTQLQSDDFLYTCASPKTPVHFQFGAFPFYPSGGNI; from the coding sequence ATGGCCGTGATCGGCGAACGCAGGTATCACGCGGCGGTCCGTGCGAGCGCGTATACGGAGTTGTTCTCTTGTCACAGGGTTGACGGTCAGTCCGAGACAGCGATAACGTCACCGTTGCCGTCAccctcgtcctcgtcgtcgtcatcgtcgtcgtcctcgGCGTTGGCGCGCCGTCGACGGCACAGGAAGAAAGGCACCGCGGGTCactcgccgccgccgccgccgtcgccgtcgccgtcgccgtcgccgctgCCACCGCCGCCGCAGCACCAGCAGCAGCTTGCGATGACGTCCTCGCGCGGAAGTGGCCTGGAGTCCGGCGAGTTCAGCGATCCCGACGACGACTACCTGGACGAGCTGCGTAACATACAGAGCATCATTGCTGTCACGCGGCAGAATATCGACACTCTGAACAATCGCTTCGCCGGCTTGCAACATCCGCCTTCGATTTATCTGAATGAGTACCAGGAGTTGACGGGTAAACTGCACAAGCTCGAAACTGAGGAGCAGAGGCTTAACGAGCTGCTAAATGTCAGGAGAATTTCTAGTAGTGTTTCTATGTCGGAAAGTGACAACAATGCAAACAGAGGCCCTAGAACACCGGTAAAGGCCTTTCATACATTGAGAGCGTATCTACCTAATCAGCAACGTACCACTGTGCAAGTCAAAGAGGGACTCTCCTTGAGAGACGCATTGGCCAAACCGATGAAACTTCGAAATCTCACTACTGAGATGTGCGCAGTCTACAGTGTGGGTGAAACCAGGGAAATGATAAGTTGGGACGTGGACAGCTCAACGTTGAATTGTGAAATATCGGTGGAGATTTTAGATATGTTTCCCATAGCTACTTCCATTTCACACAATTTTGTGCGTAAGACATTTTTCTCACTAGCCTTTTGCGAATGCTGCAGAAAGTTGCTATTTCAAGGATTTTATTGCAGAACatgtaattacaaatttcatCAGAGATGTGCAGGTGGTGTTCCTGCTTTATGTCATCAGGCACGCCTGCAGGATGCTTACTATCAGACATTATTGGCACGTAACAATCCAGAGAATCCTGCTGGAATCTTGCAGCTTCCCTCTTACGGATTAAGTAGAAGTATGTCTCCCTCTATGGCTCAATCGAGAAATCAGAGGCATCCACGTTCCTTAGGCCAACAAGACCGATCTAGCTCAGCACCTAATGTTTGCTTTAATATGATTAAGCCAGGTGGTGAACCTATCAACCTAGATGAATATAGTAGATCTCAGAGTTTAGGTAGACCTGTCGGTATTACTCAAAGTCCTGTGTCACCTGGCAGCAGCCCAACGAAACATAGTCAGTCCACGCAGGCTAGTCCCACAAGTACTTTAAGGCCGAAACGACCAAGAGCAAAATCAGCCGATGAATCTTCGAAGAATCTTTTAGCACCAAGGGAATCTATCGAGGATTGGGAAATTCCAGCGGATGAGATTCTAGTAGGGCCACGTATCGGATCAGGATCGTTTGGAACTGTGTACAAGGCTCATTGGCATGGACCTGTCGCAGTGAAAACACTCAATGTTAAAATTCCCACATCTGCACAATTACAAGCATTCAAAAATGAGGTGGCTGTTTTACGTAAAACTCGACATGTAAATATCTTGCTATTTATGGGTTGTGTCAGTAAACCACAGCTTGCGATTGTTACACAATGGTGCGAAGGCTCGTCTCTGTATAAACACTTGCACGTATTTGAGTCCAAGTTTGAATTACTGACATTGATAGAGATTGGGAGACAAACTGCGCAAGGCATGGACTACTTGCATGCGAAGAACATCATTCATCGAGACTTGAAGAGCaacaatatatttctacaCGACGATCTCACGGTTAAAATCGGTGATTTTGGTCTGGCAACAGCAAAAACTCGGTGGTCCGGTTCTCAACAATTTCACCAACCGACTGGCTCCATTCTATGGATGGCACCAGAAGTGATCAGAATGCAAGAAGAAAATCCGTATAGTTTCCAGTCTGACGTTTATGCGTTTGGTGTAGTGTTGTTCGAGTTACTATCTGGTCAATTACCATACTCGCATATAAACAACAAAGATCAGATATTGTTCATGGTAGGACGTGGCTATTTGCGCCCCGATTTAGATAAATTGCGTTCTGATACACCAAACGCACTCAAGAGACTCACGGTGGACTGCATTAAGTTTACGCGCGATGAGCGACCAATATTTCGTCAAATTCTGGTCAGTTTAGAAAGTCTTCTGCGTGGTTTACCGAAGATAACAAGATCGGCTTCCGAACCAAATCTCAACAGAACGCAGCTGCAGTCTGATGATTTTCTATATACTTGTGCTTCACCAAAAACTCCGGTGCACTTTCAATTTGGAGCATTTCCCTTTTATCCTTCTGGTgggaatatataa
- the LOC140664159 gene encoding (3R)-3-hydroxyacyl-CoA dehydrogenase isoform X1 gives MMIEHLSSIDSAVLIGHVGAGSGIGREVCRILAREGATVVAADQNVKTAQETVATLEGAEHIALNIHVNDRNSVETGFKDVVKQFSKPPTIIVNSAGIVRDNFLVKLSDNDFDDVINVNLKGTFLLMQVAVKAMIEGNATKDSSIINMSSIVARGNIGQTSYSASKAGVIAMTKTASMEFGQLGIRVNAILPGFIDTPMTALIPDKVKEMFLKKIALQRLGKPQEVAEVIVFLASDKSSYINGASIEITGGLN, from the exons ATGATGATCGAGCACTTATCGTCCATCGATTCAGCAGTGTTAATTGGACACGTTG GTGCTGGAAGCGGCATCGGAAGAGAAGTATGTCGAATTTTGGCTCGCGAAGGTGCAACCGTTGTCGCAGCTGATCAGAATGTCAAAACTGCTCAGGAAACTGTTGCCACTTTGgaag GTGCTGAACATATTGCACTGAATATTCATGTTAATGACCGAAATAGTGTTGAAACAGGGTTTAAAGATGTTGTAAAGCAATTTTCAAAGCCACCCACCATCATTGTTAATTCAGCAGGGATCGTACGAGATAACTTTTTAGTGAAACTCAGCGACAATGACTTCGATGATGTCATCAATGTCAATTTAAAGGGTACTTTTCTACTCATGCAAGTTGCAGTCAAAGCAATGATAGAGGGAAATGCAACCAAAGATTCTTCAATTATCAATATGAGTTCGATTGTGGCACGTGGAAACATTGGACAAACTAGCTATAGTGCATCAAAAGCTGGAGTAATAGCTATGACAAAAACCGCTTCGATGGAATTTGGACA GTTAGGGATCCGGGTGAATGCAATACTGCCTGGTTTTATAGATACTCCTATGACTGCACTTATACCTGACAAAgttaaagaaatgtttttaaaaaagatagcGTTACAAAGATTGGGAAAGCCACAAGAAGTAGCAGAAGTTATCGTGTTTTTAGCTTCTGACAAGAGTTCTTACATAAATGGAGCTTCTATTGAAATTACTGGAGGACTGAATTAA
- the LOC140664159 gene encoding (3R)-3-hydroxyacyl-CoA dehydrogenase isoform X2 yields the protein MSKLVAGKLALVTGAGSGIGREVCRILAREGATVVAADQNVKTAQETVATLEGAEHIALNIHVNDRNSVETGFKDVVKQFSKPPTIIVNSAGIVRDNFLVKLSDNDFDDVINVNLKGTFLLMQVAVKAMIEGNATKDSSIINMSSIVARGNIGQTSYSASKAGVIAMTKTASMEFGQLGIRVNAILPGFIDTPMTALIPDKVKEMFLKKIALQRLGKPQEVAEVIVFLASDKSSYINGASIEITGGLN from the exons atgtcGAAACTAGTAGCTGGAAAATTGGCACTTGTTACTG GTGCTGGAAGCGGCATCGGAAGAGAAGTATGTCGAATTTTGGCTCGCGAAGGTGCAACCGTTGTCGCAGCTGATCAGAATGTCAAAACTGCTCAGGAAACTGTTGCCACTTTGgaag GTGCTGAACATATTGCACTGAATATTCATGTTAATGACCGAAATAGTGTTGAAACAGGGTTTAAAGATGTTGTAAAGCAATTTTCAAAGCCACCCACCATCATTGTTAATTCAGCAGGGATCGTACGAGATAACTTTTTAGTGAAACTCAGCGACAATGACTTCGATGATGTCATCAATGTCAATTTAAAGGGTACTTTTCTACTCATGCAAGTTGCAGTCAAAGCAATGATAGAGGGAAATGCAACCAAAGATTCTTCAATTATCAATATGAGTTCGATTGTGGCACGTGGAAACATTGGACAAACTAGCTATAGTGCATCAAAAGCTGGAGTAATAGCTATGACAAAAACCGCTTCGATGGAATTTGGACA GTTAGGGATCCGGGTGAATGCAATACTGCCTGGTTTTATAGATACTCCTATGACTGCACTTATACCTGACAAAgttaaagaaatgtttttaaaaaagatagcGTTACAAAGATTGGGAAAGCCACAAGAAGTAGCAGAAGTTATCGTGTTTTTAGCTTCTGACAAGAGTTCTTACATAAATGGAGCTTCTATTGAAATTACTGGAGGACTGAATTAA
- the LOC140664160 gene encoding deoxynucleotidyltransferase terminal-interacting protein 2 gives MESIKSDHDEEIKIFDIDPTRIYDADYLGIEVNPKKKKFVSNLSEDFDLEKFETDMGWKSTKMSFDLMEDLTQIAKEVNPLDKILKKSVITPDFEKLHVVPPYELSKRQLEIHKQREKRKMGTGAGWFNMRAPKITPEIRHDLEVLRMRSVLDPKHFYKKNDMKALPKHFHVGKIVDSPMDFYSSRLTKKERKRTIVDELMADAQFTKYNKRKYREIIEEKKKTHYKAHKHAKRLKQRKKK, from the exons ATGGAATCCATAAAGTCTGACCACGACgaggaaattaaaatttttg ATATTGATCCAACAAGGATATACGATGCAGATTATCTTGGCATTGAGGTCAAcccaaagaaaaagaaatttgtttcGAATTTGAGCGAAGACTTTGATCTTGAGAAATTTGAAACAGACATGGGTTGGAAGTCTACAAAAATGAGTTTTGATCTAATGGAAGACCTGACACAAATAGCAAAAGAGGTAAATCCCTTGGacaagattttgaaaaagagTGTTATCACTcctgattttgaaaaattacatgttGTACCACCCTATGAGTTAAGTAAACGTCAATTGGAGATACACAAACAACGAGAAAAGCGAAAGATGGGTACAGGGGCAGGATGGTTTAACATGCGAGCACCTAAAATAACACCAGAGATTAGGCATGATCTTGAGGTATTACGAATGAGATCCGTATTAGATCCCAAACACTTCTACAAGAAGAACGACATGAAAGCATTGCCAAAACACTTCCATGTTGGCAAGATTGTTGATTCTCCAATGGACTTCTACTCCTCACGTCTTACAAAGAAGGAGCGTAAGAGAACAATCGTTGACGAGCTTATGGCAGATGCAcagtttacaaaatataataagcgtaaatatagagagattattgaagagaagaaaaagacgcATTATAAGGCACACAAACATGCAAAAAGACTTAaacaaagaaagaagaagtag
- the LOC140664098 gene encoding nose resistant to fluoxetine protein 6-like produces the protein MSESKSLRSDRNLDRITISKLWSVTQHNGSLDVRNSKIVPKPSTEALLSFSLLVNIAKVFSFNVGEDTLAPIHGLKFYTMQWIILVHICLLVNEVSDTRMFRNAAETNFFYQIIGNGTYSVDTFFFLSGCLVSFLYFRTMANKRLEEKKIIKGYHGQVLQFLGMMWYRYFRLTPVYLLVIGLIQVTMKWYHDHTMIEFPALDYKTCEKYWWRHALYIQTYFDMDERCMVWSWYLANDTQFYTVGIIILIIGASFLPVAAFLGAFFLIASWITTAMITLNTNHVPNIEDPFANYESLYDKPWTRIGPYLIGMATGWYLFKTDCKAKMNKTVVAIGWFVSLITMFSIIFGLNGVTFGPILSALYVALSHSGWALCVAWILIACVSGYGGIVTHILSWKYLYPSSRLTYCVYLIHSALLRAMILRAESSLHPTNGLVAFLYLGVSVASYAASLFLCLCVEAPVVSLLRIVHPMRKWK, from the exons ATGTCGGAGTCGAAATCCTTGAGGTCTGACAGAAACTTGGATCGAATTACAATCTCAAAATTATGGAGTGTGACACAACATAACGGTTCCTTGG acgTTCGCAATTCAAAAATCGTCCCGAAACCTTCAACGGAGGCATTGCTGTCTTTCAGTCTACTTGTAAATATAGCTAAggtttttagttttaatgtcGGTGAGGACACATTAGCGCCGATACacggattaaaattttacacgaTGCAGTGGATAATTCTGGTACACATATGCTTGTTAGTTAACGAAGTTTCAG ACACCAGAATGTTTCGAAATGCAGCGGAAACTAACTTTTTCTATCAGATCATTGGTAATGGTACATATTCTGTAGATACATTTTTCTTCCTCAG CGGATGCTTGGTATCATTCCTCTATTTTCGTACGATGGCAAACAAAAGgctagaagagaaaaagataataaagggATACCACGGTCAAGTACTGCAATTTTTAGGAATGATGTGGTACAGATACTTTCGCTTGACCCCGGTTTATCTCTTGGTGATCGGTCTAATTCAAGTAACGATGAAATGGTATCATGATCATACCATGATTGAATTTCCTGCACTAGATTATAAAACATGCGAGAAGTATTGGTGGAGGCATGCCTTGTATATACAGACTTATTTCGATATGGACGAGCGA TGCATGGTTTGGAGTTGGTATTTGGCGAATGATACACAATTCTATACTGtgggaataattattttgataattggaGCGAG TTTTCTACCGGTAGCAGCGTTCCTTGGagctttctttttaattgccTCGTGGATCACGACAGCGATGATCACTTTAAATACCAATCACGTACCAAA catCGAGGACCCATTCGCAAATTACGAGAGCCTCTACGACAAACCATGGACACGAATAGGACCGTATCTCATAGGAATGGCTACCGGTTGGTACCTGTTCAAGACCGACTGCAAGGCAAAAATGAACAAA ACTGTGGTTGCAATAGGTTGGTTTGTTTCGTTGATCACAATGTTCAGTATAATATTCGGATTAAACGGAGTTACGTTCGGACCAATATTATCCGCGTTGTATGTGGCATTATCACATTCTGGATGGGCACTATGCGTTGCATGGATTTTGATCGCCTGTGTCAGCGGATATGGCG GTATAGTGACCCATATATTATCATGGAAGTACCTGTATCCTAGTTCCAGATTAACGTATtgtgtttatttaatacattctgCACTTTTGCGCGCTATGATTCTGCGGGCTGAAAGTTCGTTGCATCCTACAAATGGCCTTGTg GCCTTTCTATACTTAGGAGTTAGCGTGGCATCATATGCTGCATCACTATTTCTCTGCTTATGTGTCGAAGCACCAGTAGTGTCCTTGTTGAGAATAGTTCATCCCATGAGAAAATggaaataa